One genomic region from Clostridia bacterium encodes:
- a CDS encoding cytidine deaminase, whose amino-acid sequence MTATTATLNERDRDALLQKAQEASERAYAPFSKFFVGAALLTAGGELYSGCNVENSSYGLTNCAERTAIFTAIADGAGSGKLEIAAIAVVNRDGVPCAPCGACRQVIFEFGPNAVVIYKSSKGEITQT is encoded by the coding sequence ATGACAGCGACTACCGCCACCCTGAACGAGCGTGATCGCGATGCTCTCTTGCAAAAGGCGCAGGAAGCGAGCGAGCGCGCCTATGCGCCATTCAGCAAATTCTTCGTTGGAGCCGCGCTGCTGACAGCGGGCGGCGAATTGTACAGCGGCTGCAACGTTGAGAACTCGTCCTATGGGTTGACCAACTGCGCCGAGCGCACTGCCATCTTCACGGCCATTGCCGATGGTGCAGGCTCCGGTAAGCTGGAGATTGCCGCCATCGCCGTGGTCAACCGCGACGGCGTTCCCTGTGCTCCCTGCGGAGCCTGCCGCCAGGTGATCTTCGAGTTCGGCCCGAATGCAGTCGTGATCTACAAGAGCAGTAAAGGGGAGATCACGCAGACTC
- a CDS encoding nuclease, translating to MRRNVTRVLVIAALVALIPTIAITWGNEGHMAINRAATQKIPADMPQFVKNGADHIAYMGPEPDRWREKLEATLKSAQEPEHFMDMELVEFMQALPKDRFQFIRDVYENRTQMQAAKADQRDIDMMTPEKVGLQPYAAMEAYDRLKVSFREYRKAQKEGRSTADAEAAVLHYAGWLGHYVGDAANPLHTTVKYNGWVGPNPNGYSTERDVHWKMEGLFVSRNLDQLPFADLVAAPKKLDHPFEDYIAYMRESQGKVERVYQIEKACGFEGAGTPESREFMRQQLGRGAQMLLNLWYTAWVDSAVEPPPYVPPKSEKPRSQKSCSAAVPAEGAEKK from the coding sequence ATGCGTCGAAACGTCACACGTGTTCTTGTCATCGCGGCTCTGGTCGCACTGATTCCAACCATCGCCATCACCTGGGGCAACGAAGGCCATATGGCCATCAATCGCGCCGCCACCCAGAAAATTCCGGCCGACATGCCGCAGTTTGTAAAAAACGGCGCCGACCACATCGCCTACATGGGCCCCGAGCCCGACCGCTGGCGCGAAAAGTTGGAAGCCACGCTCAAGTCTGCGCAGGAGCCCGAGCACTTCATGGACATGGAACTCGTGGAGTTCATGCAGGCGCTGCCGAAGGACCGCTTTCAGTTCATACGCGACGTGTACGAGAATCGCACGCAGATGCAGGCCGCCAAGGCCGACCAGCGCGATATCGACATGATGACGCCAGAGAAAGTTGGCCTCCAGCCTTACGCCGCAATGGAAGCGTATGACCGTCTCAAGGTCTCGTTCCGCGAATACCGCAAGGCACAGAAGGAAGGCCGCTCCACGGCCGACGCCGAAGCCGCCGTCCTGCACTATGCCGGATGGCTAGGCCACTACGTTGGCGATGCCGCCAATCCGCTGCACACGACCGTCAAGTACAACGGCTGGGTCGGACCCAATCCAAACGGCTACAGCACCGAGCGAGATGTTCATTGGAAGATGGAAGGCCTATTCGTTTCGCGCAACCTCGACCAGCTTCCGTTTGCCGATCTCGTCGCCGCCCCTAAGAAGCTGGACCATCCCTTCGAAGACTACATTGCTTATATGCGCGAGTCGCAGGGCAAGGTAGAGCGCGTGTATCAGATCGAGAAGGCCTGCGGATTTGAAGGTGCGGGCACTCCCGAATCCCGCGAGTTTATGCGTCAGCAGCTTGGGCGCGGGGCGCAGATGCTTTTGAACCTCTGGTATACCGCGTGGGTCGACAGCGCAGTTGAGCCTCCGCCTTACGTGCCGCCGAAGTCGGAGAAGCCGCGCTCGCAGAAGTCGTGCAGTGCGGCCGTTCCCGCCGAGGGTGCTGAGAAAAAGTAG
- a CDS encoding thymidine kinase — translation MNITKGSIGWIEVVCGPMFSGKSEELIRRLRRAEIARQRVQIFKPGIDQRYSDDHIVSHSELKIPSEGVKDAAELEKRLDWRTEVIGIDEAQFLGEGVIDLVIRLADMGKRIIIAGLDTDYLGRPFHPMPELLAVADEIVKTLAICMQCGNPAKHTQRLIASNDLVVVGAAGLYEARCRRCFEPNVANLEKRNAAAAAAMGKGAEKSSS, via the coding sequence ATGAACATCACTAAGGGAAGTATCGGTTGGATCGAAGTCGTTTGTGGCCCCATGTTCAGCGGCAAGAGCGAGGAACTGATTCGTCGCCTGCGCCGCGCAGAGATCGCCCGCCAGCGCGTGCAGATCTTCAAACCTGGAATCGACCAGCGCTATTCCGACGACCACATCGTCAGCCACAGCGAGTTAAAGATTCCGTCCGAGGGCGTAAAGGACGCGGCTGAGCTCGAAAAGCGTCTTGACTGGCGCACGGAAGTCATCGGCATCGACGAAGCGCAATTCCTCGGCGAGGGCGTGATCGACCTCGTCATCCGCCTCGCCGACATGGGCAAGCGCATCATCATCGCCGGCCTCGACACCGATTACCTTGGACGCCCGTTCCATCCCATGCCTGAACTGCTGGCCGTTGCCGACGAGATTGTGAAAACGCTCGCCATCTGCATGCAGTGCGGCAATCCGGCCAAGCACACGCAACGCCTCATTGCCAGCAACGACCTGGTCGTGGTCGGTGCCGCCGGGCTGTATGAAGCCCGCTGCCGTCGCTGCTTTGAACCTAATGTCGCTAACCTTGAAAAACGCAACGCAGCCGCAGCCGCAGCTATGGGCAAAGGCGCGGAGAAGAGCAGTAGCTAA